In a genomic window of Chroicocephalus ridibundus chromosome 14, bChrRid1.1, whole genome shotgun sequence:
- the LOC134523141 gene encoding tektin-3-like: MESVGSPLPAKFAHPRAIPTRFLPAIHTMASSYKNRFPYRPLPQSYSLPWMPSTYYKTAASKPTLAAFSKSSQGITAGEKLPSVSTRTTVFTRYTPEDWYKSNVTNYRESETSQKNAERLRADTSRIIDHKYQQTKKTQVESTKNLGVRANDIAFWKSELCHELDEVIGETNALTEVKTRLERALAEADAPLRVAQECLLHREKRMGIDLVHDNVEEQLLTEVDVIRSCREKMQQVLDKAKAQITSNRAAQHNLEKDVANKQVAHRIDDRCHHLMNTSHGISYYRGVEQVDATISVPQSWAKFTNDNILRSQSQRAASAKLRDDIENLLAVTDSQMWRQFNTVNVAFTNRIAETADAKRKIQTHLAKTLQEIFQTERNIEAIQKAIRDQGPPLKVAQTRLDQRTRRPNMELCRDTAQLRLVNEVRDIHGTVQTLQQQLRDSQDTLQMLVRTKSILQHDLAVKANSLFIDEEKCMAMRKTFPSTARL; the protein is encoded by the exons atggagtctgtcggctctcccttaccagcaaagttcgcccatcccagagccatacccaccaggtttctccctgccatccacaccatggcgtcaagctataagaaccgatttccttaccgccccttgcctcagagctacagcctcccctggatgcccagcacctactacaaaacggctgccagcaaaccaactttggctgccttttccaagagttcccaggggataaccgccggcgagaagcttccatctgtttccaccagaaccaccgtcttcacccgctacacccctgaagactggtacaagtccaacgtgaccaattacagggagtcggagacctcccagaagaacgcggagcgcctgagagccgatacctcccgcatcattgaccacaaataccagcagaccaagaaaacgcaagtagaaagcaccaaaaacctgggagtgcgcgccaatgacatcgcgttttggaaatcggagctctgccacgagctagatgaggtgatcggggagaccaacgcgctcacagaggtgaagaccaggctggagagagccttggccgaggcggacgcccctctccgg gtcgctcaggagtgcttacttcaccgggagaagaggatgggcatcgacctggtccacgacaacgtggaggaacagctcttaaca gaagtcgatgtcatcaggtcgtgccgggagaagatgcagcaggtcctggacaaggccaaagcccagatcac gtccaaccgggcggcccagcacaacctggagaaggatgtggccaacaagcaggtggcccaccggatcgacgacaggtgccaccacctgatgaacacctcccacggcatcagttactaccgaggggtggagcaggtcgatgccac gatctcggtgccgcagtcctgggccaagttcaccaacgacaacatcctccgctcccagagccagcgggcggcctccgccaagctgcgggacgacatcgagaacctgctggcggtgacggACAGCCAGATGTGGCGGCAGTTCAACACCGTGAACGTCGCCttcaccaaccgcatcgccgagacggccgatgccaagagaaagattcagacccacctggccaag acactgcaggaaatattccagacggagaggaatatagaagccatccaaaaggccattagggaccaggggcctccattaaaggtggctcagacccggctggaccagcgcactcggaggccaaacatggagctgtgccgggacactgcccagctgcg ccttgtcaacgaggtccgtGACATCCATGGGacggtgcagactcttcagcagcagctgagagacagccaggacaccttgcaaatgctggttcgcACCAAATCCAtcctgcagcacgacctggccgtcaaagccaactccctgttcatcgatgaggagaagtgcatggcgatgcgcaagacctttcccagcaccgcgcggctg